The Arcanobacterium wilhelmae region CAGCTTGGTGTTTTTCGTGTGTTTTGGGTAGGGTAGACCATGACTCCCCACGTGGCGTCATCTGATGTAACTCCCCAGGGCAGGAATGCAGCAAGGAAACGTCAGCTCTGGCGGGTGCGTGGGGAGTCCTTTTTGCCTTTGCGATGTGCGCCGAGTATGCGGAAGCCAGCTGGCGTGCGGGCGCGAGCCGGGCACCGGCGTCGGCGGAAGCCGTTCTGTTCTTTGTGGTGGTGTGCGAGTTAAGAGCGCACGAGCTGCGAAACTCGGCTCCGCGAGACGCCCATGATCAGTGCAATGTCGGAAGTTGAAATGCCCTCAGAGCGCAGTGCTTTGACTGCTGTGCGGATCTTCGTGGCTGCAGTTTCCTGGGCTAACTTCGCTTGTGCCATCGCATTCCTTGCGTCGTTGAGTTCGGTGCTGAGCTGGCCCATATCGGGTTCGATAACGATCTCCCAAATCGAGTGGTCTGTTGTTGGGTCGACTGTGTCCAGGAAATCGACAACCTGGGCCCGCGCTTCGCTGAAACGACGCACCTGGGTATGCTGTTCTGGGCTAATCTCAAGTTCCCATCCGCCTGCCCAGCGATTTGCCTTCACCGTGAGTTGTGCCATTCTCTGCTCCTCTCAATCGCTTTGAGTGCGTCTTTTGTTACTTTCGGTGAAACTAACTTCGTGTGTGTAATCACCACAACGATGTTTCCGTTGCGCCACACCTCGTGGTCGCCCTTGCCTTGTCTTCGTGTGAACCCGGCTTGTGTGAGGAGCCGGGCAAGCGCAATGTACTTCATCGGCTTGGTCATGTTTCACCTAACTTATCAGATCATGTAGGGGGTGTAAATTGAGAGTTTAGTGGGGGTAAACTATTTCGTTCTCTTCATCAATATTCGTCAATTTCGCGCCACCACAACTGTGTGGGTCTTTCATCTGTGGAAATGGAGCGCTCAACAGCGTTGTGTGGAAAACTTTTTGAAAAATTGGTTGCTAGACCTCACTAGAAGCGCGGAAGCCAGCCGGGGTGTGTGGCGCGAACTGGGGTGCGGGCGCGAGCCGCCCACCGGCGTCGGCGAAAGTGATCACAATTTTTTGTCATACCCCAACCGGTAGACTAGGGCACGTGAGTATCGCATTGTATCGTCGCTATCGTCCCGAGACTTTCCAGGAGGTCATCGGGCAGTCCCACGTGACCGAGCCGCTGATGGCCGCGCTGGCCTCCGGCCGCACCACGCACGCGTACCTGTTTTCAGGGCCGCGCGGGTGCGGAAAAACTACGTCGGCGCGTATCCTCGCGCGCTGCCTGAACTGCGTCGAGTACCCTACGGATACCCCGTGTGGGAAGTGCGATTCGTGCCGTGAGCTCGCACGCGACGGCTCGGGCTCGCTGGACGTGGTGGAACTGGACGCCGCCTCCCACGGCGGCGTGGACGACGCCCGTGAACTGCGCGAACAAGCCGGCTTCGCGCCGGTGCGCGATCGCTACAAGATTTTTATTATCGACGAGGCCCACATGGTCTCCAGCCAGGGCTTCAACGCGCTCCTGAAAGTGGTCGAAGAGCCGCCCGAGCACGTGAAATTCATCTTCGCCACCACCGAGCCAGAAAAAGTGATCGGCACGATCCGCTCGCGCACCCACCACTACCCGTTCCGGCTCGTGCCGCCCACCGAGCTTGAGGATTATCTCGCACAAGTGTGTGCGAACGAGGGGATCGAGGCGCCGCGCGAGGTGCTCAGCCTGGCCGTGCGCGCCGGAACTGGCTCCGTGCGCGACACCATGTCCGTCCTCGACCAGCTCATCGGCGGCTCTGTTGGCGGCCGGCTTGATTATGAGCGCGCAGTGGCGCTGCTCGGCTACACGTCGGCGGCGCTGTTGGACGACGCCGTCGCCGCAATCTCCGCCCGCGACGGCGCTGGGCTTTTCGGCGTCGTCGATTCCGTGGTCAAGAGCGGGCACGATCCGCGCCGGTTCGTGGAAGATCTGCTTCAGCGCCTGCGCGATCTGATGATCATCGCGCTCACCGGCGAGGCCGCCCGCGATGTGTTTGTGGCGGTTCCCGATGATCAATACTCGCGCATGGTCCAGCAGGCGATGGCTCTCGGCGCCGGGCGCGCCTCGCGCAGTGCGGATTTGACCAACGAGGCGCTCTCCCAGATGGTGGGCGCCACCGCGCCCAGGCTCCAGCTCGAACTGCTCTGTGCACGGCTGATCGTGGATGAAGGGCCTGCCGCGCCACACGACGCCGGTGCTTCCGCTGGCGCGAGTGCCGCGGCTGGCGCTGGCATGGGTGGTGGCCATGGGCGAGCCGTGCCGCCTCCCGCTGATCTTGCGCGCTTGAAGAAGCCAAGCCCACAGGAAGCTGCCCGTGCCGCCGCGCATCCTGAGGCTGCGCGCGGGGGAGCGCAAGGTCAAGGCGCGCCGCAGGCGGCCGGAGCGCAGGCGGCTGGCGCTGGCCAGGCGCCGATGGTTGGCATGCCACAGGAAACCCCACGCGAAGGCGGCCCTCAGGCTGAAGCGCCCCAACGCAAGATGTCGAATGTTGCGCCCCAGAACCGTGCGATGCCAGCAATGCCGGGTATGAGCGAGCAGCCTGCTGCCGGTACTCAGGCGCAGCCGCAACTCCGCGAGCACACCATACCTCAGCCGCAAACCGAGTCGAAGCCCACTCCGGTACCTGCCAAAGGCGCAGCGCCGGCGTCGGGAGAGCAAGGGCAGGCGCAAGCTCAAGAAGTGCCTGAGGGGCGGCAGGAGCCGCGACAAGTTGAACCACAACAGCAGCCGGGCACGCCGGCGGGAGCCGGGGCACCGGCGTCGGCGGAACAGCGCGCTGATATGCCGTCGGGGGAGCGTCCTGCAGGCAAGCCAGCCGTAGATCCGAACCGGGCGCTCGCGGCCGTGCGAGGGCGCTGGGTAGACGTACTCGAGGCAGTGAAGGAATCATCGAAGGTTGCGGGCTCGCAACTCGTCGCCTCCGCAGGGCCGATCGCCTTCGAAAACGGCACCCTCGTGATCGGGTTCGAACAGCCGGGCCTCGCGAACGCCTTCGGGCGTCACACGGGCGAAGTGAGTGACGCGATCGGGCGTGTGTTTGGCAAGCCGCTCCCCGTTGAGGCGCGAGTCGGAGGCGAAGGCGCAGGTAGCGCGGGTGGGCGTCCGCAGCCGAGCGGCCCGCAGGGCGGTGGCTCGCAAGGTGAGCGTCCGGCGCCGGGAGGGCCGCGCCCAAAAGCTGAGGCCGCGCAGGCCGCGGCCCCCGCAACTGAAACCACAAACGACCACGAGGATGCACAGCGCGCCACTACCGCACCCGCGTCGGGAGCGGTCACTGGCAGTGCCGAAAAGGAACCAGCGGCTCGAAAGTCCGGGGACAACGAAACCGGCGTGGCTGTTGCCGTGGGGGAGAGCGCTGGCCAGATGTCCGCCGTCGCGGGCGGTGCGGAGGCGGAACATACGGCCCACGAACTGCCGCTAGCAACGTCGGCCGCGGAACACAATCGTGGAAACACACAGCCAGGCGTGCTCGGCGAGCCGAACGACGGGCTCGACGAGCCCGTCCACCCCGAAGACGATCCCGTCTACCACCAAGACCCATCCAAGGAACCCGAAGCCCAGGCGCTTGCTGACCCGGCCGGCGTCCTCGCCGGACTGTTGGACGGAAGCGTGCAATTCGCTGGAGAGGATCACACGCGTGAAACCCGGCCGATGGGAATGAGCGGTCAGGGTACTCCGGCGCGGTCGGCACAGCCGCCCGAGCCCACCCTCGACGTCCCCGTTCACGCGGATCCGGTCCACGAGCAGGAGCCCGTCCCCGGCTACGAATACATTCCGCCCGAATTCGAGCCAGCGCCAGAGGAAGAGTTCGAGCCCTACAACCCCGCGATGTACGAGCGCGGGGAGTCGGCTGGGAGGGCGGCAGGTGCCGGCTTGGGTGCGGCCGGTGGGTCTGCGCGTTCGGAATCGCCGGACGCAGGTGCGGGTGCGAATGCGGCCCAACCGCCAGCGCCCACCGCGGGGGACGCGATTGGCTCGGCGAACGAAACCCCGTTCTACGCCCAGAATATGCCAGCCCCGCCGCCGCTCACCATGCCCGGCCGCGAGCAATCGGCCGCGAGCCCGGCCAACCAGCCCACGGCCGAGAACCATGTACCGATGTCGGGCGGTGTAGACGCTACCGGAGCGGCCGCGTCGGCATCGCCAGGGGTGGCTGAGGCACCGGCGTCGAGCGGGACGGATGATTTCCTCGCCAACGCGGCGCGGATGCTCGGGCGCGCGCCGGAACACACCTCGTCGCATATGCGGGGCGGCACGATCGACGCGAGCAAGCTCGCCGCCGCGCACCAAAACGACCCCGCGCCGGAGGAAACCGACGGCTGGGACGAAGTCTCTGAAGACGATCCGGAAGTGTCCGTGGCCGACAACGCCGGCGTCAACATTCTCGTCGAGCAACTCGGCGCGCAAATCGTTGAAGAAATCCCGATGGAAGAAGGGCGCTAATGGCCGGAGTCTACGACGGCGCAGTACAACAACTCATCGACGAACTCGGGCGACTGCCCGGCGTCGGGCCGAAAAGCGCCCAGCGCATCGCCTTCTACCTGCTCGAAGTGGAGGCTACCGAGGTGGACGCCCTGGTTGCCGCGCTACAAGCCGTGAAAACCAAAGTGCGCTTCTGCTCCATCTGCGGCAACGTCACCGAAAACGAGATCTGCTCCATCTGCGCGGACCCGCGCCGGCTGGACTCAGTGATCTGCGTGGTCGAAGAAGCCAAAGACATCGTCGCGATCGAACGCGCCCGCGAATACCGCGGCCGATACCACGTGCTCGGCGGCGCGATTGATCCGATCGCGGGCGTCGGGCCAGATCAGCTGCGCATCCGGGAGCTATATGCGCGGCTCGGGGGCGGTGAGGTGAAGGAAGTGATCCTCGCGATGGATCCGAACGTCGAAGGCGAAGCCACCGCCACGTACCTCTCGCTGAATCTCGCGCACATGGGAGTGATCGTCTCGCGCCTCGCCTCCGGACTGCCAGTGGGCGGCGATCTCGAATACGCCGACGAAATCACTATCTCGCGCGCCCTCGAAGGCCGCACCCGCATCAGCGAGCCGGCTACAGGGGCGTAACCATCCGCGGGAGCGCCTACCCGCCGGCGTCGGGAGCTACTTCGGGCGAAAACCAGAGGCCACACGCGAGCCTGTGCGGGCGCGAGCCGGCCCACCGGCGTCGGTGACCGGACGTGTAAAGAAAAGTGGAAAAGTTTTACACGTCGGTGGGGACGTGTAAAAAAATCACCGAATTTTTTACACGTTTGGTGGATGTGTAAAAAATCTTTACACGATCCTTAGCGAGGCAACGGAGTATGGAACAGAAGCTCCAGGTATGGGCGGTTGGTGAACACAACAGCTCGCCCCTCACGTGACCGCTCCAAAACGCCAAGTGTTTCAAGTTCCGCGGCCCACTTCGTCGCCGTTGGGCGGCTGACCGAGCCCGAGGTCATCAGATCGTCGTAACGCAAATAGGGCTTCTCGAAAAGCACATGTGCGAGATCACGCGCCGGCATCGACGTTGCGCGCAACTCGGCAATGACGTTGTCCAACATGTCTCGGATTGTCTTCACCAAGGAAGTGAGCCAATCTGAAGTGACTGTGACCGCGTTCAAAATGAACAGGATCCACTCCTCCCATGCGCCGTCTTGCGTCACGCCGTTCAAGAGCCGGTAATACTCATCCTTATGCTCCACGATGTATCCCGACAGGTACAGCACTGGAAGGTCGAGCAGCTGCTCGTTCACGAGGTAGAGCACGTTCAAGATACGCCCAGTGCGCCCGTTTCCGTCGGGGAATGGATGAATTGCCTCGAACTGGTAGTGGAGCATCGCTAGTTTGACAAGAGGGTCGAAATCCCTGTTTTCATGCAGGAACTTCTCCCACGCATTGAGATGCCCGCTAATCACATCCTTACCTTCCGGAGGCGTGTAGATGCGCCTGTGGGAAATTGGATTGCCGATAAAAGTTCCCGTGCCCGAGCGAAGATCCGTCTCGATGCCGCGAATCGATGTGCACACCGTTTTTGCAGTGTTGATGCTTAGCGGGCGGCGGCGGATCGCCTCGAGACCGTCGTAAAGAGCGGTGCGATATCGTAGAGCCTCGCGGGTTGCGGGCGTAGTTGGGCCAACCTCGGAAGCTGCACGGAAGAGCTCGTCGTTGGTTGTCACGATGTTCTCAATCTCGCTCGATGCCTGTGCCTCGAGGAGTGGAATCGCGTGGATCAGAATCGAAGGATTTGGAAGCATTTGCGAGGTCGCATTCGCTTGCGCAAGTGCGCGTGCTGCAGCGATCGTTGCGCGCGATAGGCGTAATGAATGGAGCTCCTTCGCCGGAGGAAGCGCAGGGAGATTCTGGTAAGGCTGGTTAACGTCGATCGGCATGTGTGAATCGTAGCGGAGAAGGTCGGACGTGTAAAGAAAAGTGGAAAATTTTTACACGTCGGCGGGGACGTGTAAAAAAAATCGCCGAATTTTTTACACGTTTGGTGGATGTGTAAAAAATCTTTACACATCCAGGGCGGCCGCTGCCGCGTTTCTAGCCGGTGCGCGAGTCCTAGGCGCACTCGCGTATAGTTTTGTGCGGAAAACAAAGCGCAGCGCTATTGGAACGCAACTAGCCCACCGGCGTCGGCGCAACCAGATCTACCTCACAAGCGAGGCAATCCAATGAACAACTCTCGATACGAACTGAACAAGCAGCTCGCCCAGATGCTCAAGGGTGGCGTGATTATGGACGTCACCAACGCCGAGCAGGCACGCATCGCCGAAGAAGCGGGCGCGTGCGCGGTAATGGCACTCGAACGCATTCCGGCTGACATCCGCGCGGCGGGTGGCGTCTCGCGAATGAGCGACCCGCGCCTGATCAAGGAAATCCAGGAAGCCGTGTCCATCCCGGTGATGGCGAAGGTCCGCATCGGCCACTTCGTGGAGGCGCAGGTGCTCCAGGCGCTCGAGATCGACTACATCGACGAGTCCGAGGTGCTCTCGCCGGCCGACAACGTGTACCACATCGACAAAACCGCGTTCGACGTGCCGTTTGTGTGTGGCGCGAAGGACCTCGGCGAGGCGCTGCGCCGTATCGCTGAAGGGGCTTCGATGATCCGCACGAAGGGCGAGCCAGGCACGGGCGATGTGGTGCAGGCGGTCACGCACATGCGCCTGATCCAGGCCCAGATCCGCAAGGTTGCGGGCCTTCGTAGCGACGAACTGTTCGAAGAGGCCAAGCAGCTCGCAGTTCCGGTGGAGCTGCTTCGCCAGGTGAAGGAAACTGGCAAGCTCCCGGTAGTGAACTTCGCGGCGGGCGGCGTGGCCACCCCAGCCGACGCCGCGCTGATGATGCAGCTCGGCGCCGAGGGCGTGTTCGTGGGCTCGGGCATTTTCAAGTCGGGCGACCCGGCGAAACGCGCCGCAGCGATCGTGAAGTCGGTGACGAACTTTGAGGACGCCGCGTTGATTGCGCACCTCTCCGAGAACCTCGGCGAGGCGATGGTGGGCATCAACGAATCCGAGATCGAGCTGCTCATGGCGGAGCGCGGCCAGTGAGCGTGAAAACGGTTGGCGTGCTCGCGGTGCAGGGCGCGTTCATCGAACACCGCAGGCGCCTCGAGGAGCTGGGGATTCGCGCGGTCGAGTTGCGCGGCGCGGCGGATGCCCGCCTCGAGCTGGATGGCCTGGTGTTGCCTGGCGGCGAATCCACCGTGCAGTCGAAGCTGTTGCGCGAACTGGACATGTACGAGGCTCTCGAGGGCGCGCTCGCGGCCGGAATGCCGGTGTTCGGCACGTGCGCCGGGCTGATTTTGTTAGCGCAGCGCGTGGAAAACGGCTCGGTTTCGGGGGTTTCGGGCGCCGCGGTGACGACGTCCGAGGTTGTGGTGAACGGTTTCGCGACGATGCCGGTTACCGTGGTCCGCAACGCGTACGGCCGCCAGCTCGGCAGCTTCCACATCGACGACGGACGGTTCTTTCCCGACGACGCCGGTGCTGGAGCCGGCGTAACACGCGCAGCTGACGCCGTGGAGGGGCTCGACGCCAGTGCCGCGGGTGACTCGACGCAAACGAATGCCGCTGTAGCGGAAGCCCGCCACGAAGGAAACCGGGCAGGCGGCGAAACCGGAGCTCCGGCGTCGCGAAACATCCCGATGACGTTCATCCGTGCGCCGCATATTTCGCACGCCGACGAGGGCGTGCGTGTGGTCGCGGAATTGCCGAATGGGACGTCGGTGGCCGTGCGCTACGAAAACCAGATCGGCGCGACGTTCCATCCCGAACTCGACGACGATCTGAGTATCTACGAACTGTTCGCACGCATGCTGTGACTCGCAGATTCCCGCGGGAGGAACGGCCGCGGGAGAACGTGGCCGCGCGGCGCAAAATGCTGGTGGGGAGGTTGCAACGCAACGTCCCCACCAGCATAAACGCGAGCCGGGTGCCGGCGTCGGCGTCGGGAATGACGCGAGCCGGGCGTCGGCGTCGGGAATGACGCGAGCCGGGCGTCGGCGTCGGCACTAATCCATCACAACGGGAATCGAGGTGGTCTCCGTCTGCGGAATCAGCGCCTGCTCGTCCGGGCGATGAACCAGCACGTCGTTGATATACGACTGGATCACCTCATCCATCGGCACGTCGTGGCCGGCCTTCTCCGACATGTACCAGCGATGCTCGAGCACCTCGTGGAAAATTTCCGCCGGCTGTAACTTACCCGCGAGATCGCGCGGGATCGCGCTCACCGTCGGCTCGAAAACCTCCGTGATCCACTGATGCGCCACCACGGATAGCGGCAAAGAATCACGGCCCGTGAGCGTACGATACGAATCCAAATCGTTCATCATGCGCCGAGCCTGCTGCTCCTCCACATCCATGCCCGTCAAGCGCATGATCTGGCGCGAATAATGCCCGGCGTCCACCACCATCGGCTGGATCGAGAGCTGAGTGCCACCAATATCCGTGGTCATCGACATCTCGCCAACATCGAAACCCAACTGGTTCAGGCGGTTAATACGCTCATCCACACGCCAACGCTCCGACAGCGAGAACGATTCCTCCGCCGTCAGCTCAGCCCACAGTGCATGGTAACGCTCCTCGAAACGATCACCCACCGCGATCGCGTCGAACTCCTCGTCCAGGATCCCGCCCGCCTGAAGATCCATCAACTCGCCAATAATATTCGTGCGGGCCACATCAATATCGTAGGAGCGCTTGCGCGGGGAAAGATTCGCCTCCAGCTCACCCGTTTCCGCGTCCACAAGGTAAGCCGAGTATTCGCCGGCGTCGCGCCGGAACAACGTGTTAGAAAGGGAAACATCACCCCAGAAGAAACCAATCAAGTGCAAACGAACCATCAGCACTGTGAGCGCATCGATCAGGCGGCCCACCGTTTCCGGGCGCATCGTGGACTGCTGGGAGAAAATCGCGCGGTAGGGCAGCGAATACGGCAGGTGATGCGTGATGAGCACGGCGTTCAGAGGCTCACCGGAATCGTCGTAGCGGCCCGTGATCGCGGCGAGTGCTTCCACACATGGGGCGTCGATGCGGTCCAGATCGCGCAACATCTCGTACTCGTGCAGTGCCACCTCCTCGCCGATCTCCTTGATCGCGATAATCTCGCCCTCGAGGTTCACGAAGCGCACTACGTGGCGGGAAATGCCGCGCGGGAGCGTGGCGATCAGATCTTCTGGCCACTCCTCGAGCGGAATGTTCCACGGCAGATCGAGTAGCGCCGGCACAACCTTTGCCGACGTAATCTGGAGCGCCTTTTGTGGCATTCGCTGATCCTTTCACTTGCGTGTTCTGGGCTTAGTCTACCCGGACGAGGAGGGGTTGCGGCTCTGGGTGGTGGTAAGGACATGCTGTCTAAAATGAGTGCGCGTTTGAGTATCTGTGGAACGCGAGGCCGCGGATGCGCAAATCGACACTCATTTTGGGCGGGTGGGCACAGCGAAGGGGCCGGAGCTGGATTGTTTCCAGCTCCGGCCCCTTGGCGTTCACACCTGCGGGATGCATTCCCGCGGGGAGCGTGATCCTCGCTCGGCCGTGTGGTTACTCGACGTGGCGGAGCAAGTTATCTTCAGTCGCCCAGGCGGTTACCCGACGCGGCGGAGAAGAAGTGTGCGTGCTCAAGCTGTGGACGCAGATACACGACAGTGCCCGGGAGCGGGTTCATCGTCGGAGGTGTACGCACGGTCACGATGTCCGAGTTATCGCCCGAACCGAAGCGCTCAGCCTCGCGCTCCTGGCCAAGAATGTGGCCGTGCACGTATGCATCCGAGCCGAGGCCCTCAACGAAGGTCACCTTCAGCGGGATCGAACCCTCAGCCTCTGCCACCACATCAAATGCCTCAGGGCGCAGACCAACGATGATCTTGCCGCCATCTTCGGCGGTCACGCCCGCCTTGATGTTGGCCGGAACAGGGATCGATGCGTCGCCGAAGCGGGCCACATCGCCATCGAGAGTCCACTGGCCGAGGTTCATGGCCGGCGAGCCGATGAAGCCTGCAACGAACGCATTCGCCGGACGCGAGAACATCTCTGCCGGGGAAGCAACCTGCTGGAGCACACCGAAGTTCAGCACGGCGATGCGATCGCCCATGGTCAGAGCCTCGGTCTGATCGTGGGTCACGTACACGGTGGTAATGCCGAGTTCGCGCTGGAGCGAGGCGATCTGGGTACGGGTCTGCACACGCAGCTTCGCATCGAGGTTCGACAGCGGCTCGTCCATGAGGAACACCTGCGGCTCACGGACGATCGCGCGGCCCATCGCAACACGCTGACGCTGACCGCCAGACAGTGCCTTCGGCTTGCGCTCAAGGTATGGAGTGAGATCGAGAATCTCTGCGGCCTTCGCCACGCGCTCCTTGATCACGTTCTTATCCACGCCGGCGATCTTCAGGGCGAAGCCCATGTTCTCGCCAACAGACATGTGAGGGTAGAGAGCGTAGTTCTGGAAGACCATAGCGATATCGCGATCCTTCGGGGAGACGTCCGTGACGTCGCGATCCCCAATAAAGATCTTTCCGGAATTCACATCCTCCAGGCCTGCGAGCATGCGCAGTGCGGTTGACTTGCCGGAACCCGACGGGCCGACGAGAACCAGGAACTCGCCGTCGGCGATCTCGAGGTTCAGGGAATCAACTGAAGGATTGGGGTTTCCCGGGTAGATACGGGTAGCGTTTTCGTAAGTAACGGTTGCCATTGCTGGTCCCTCCACCGGCAGGTACGTGCCGGACGATCCGAGTGAAAGGTGCCTATATATAAAAGACACGATGCCCACGTCGGTGTGAGCACCGTGACGATTTTCGCATATTTTCGCGCCCAGGTCTACCTCAATTGATGTTTTCGGGGAGCAAGCTGGTGCAGAACTCAATCAGTTTGTTGAGGCGTTGCGTATGTGGCAACGCCTGGCTGATTTGAGGGAGTTGTGCACGGGTGCGCTGACGTCGGGGCGTGGTTTGCGTGCGTAACTCAATCAGTTTGTTGAGGCGTTGCGTATGTGGCAACGCCTGGCTGATTTGAGGGAGTTATGCACGGCAACGGCAACGGCAACGGCGACGGCGACGGCGACGGCGGCGGTGGTGCACCTTCCGACGGTGGGGTGTCGGAAGTGATCGCGAAAAAGTGTCGTACCCCTGGGGTGTACTTATTTCACGCGGTAAAAGCGTCCGGATGCGGCACAATGGGAGGAGGTTTTCGGAAGGAATGAACGTGGAACGTCAAGAAATCGGCGGATACCGCCTGATCGAGCGGATCGGCGTGGGTGGGATGTCGACGGTCTACGAGGCTGTCGACGGCGGAGGGGAGCGTGTTGCGCTTAAGCTCCTGCATCCGGCGCTCGCGGCGGATCCGCGTGCGCGCGAACGGCTACGCCGCGAAGTTGCGATGATGCAACGCGTTCATGGGCGTTTTGTTGCGCAGATTTTGGATGCGGAAACGGAAGAACCTGATGTTTTTATTGTGACCGAGCTGATTGATGGCCCCACACTTGAACAAGATGTGGCTGAGCAGGGCGTGTTCACGGGTGCGGATTTGGCGCAGTTAGCCCAAGAGCTAGGAGAGGCTTTGGAGTCGATCCACGCGGAGGGCGTGCTCCACCGAGATCTCAAGCCCTCAAACGTGATGCTCGGCGAGGATGGGCCGGTGCTGATCGATTTCGGCATCGCCCAGCTGGGAGACGATCTGAGGCTCACACAAACTGGATCACTCACACATACGCCGGGGTGGGCGGATCCGCGGGTGATCCGCGGATCCGCCCCCGATGAACTAGCCGATTGGTGGTCGATGGCTGCGGTTCTCGCGTTCGCGGCTACGGGCCGGCCGCCGTTCGGCCGTGGGAATACGCCTGCGGTGATGAACCGTGTGCTCCGAGGCGAGGCGGATCTCGAGGGCCTGTCGGAGCCGTTGGCCGCAGCGTTCCTCTCGGCGCTCTCTGCGAATGAAGGCTCACGAATCTCGTACGCCACGCTCACCCACATGCTTGCAGATCCCGGATTCGCCCCTGCGATTCCTGTTGAAGGCATGAGCGCAGATCCCGCAGGCCACACGCAGGTGGTGAACGCGAGTGAGGTTGAGCGCCCCGCCGAGGCTCCGAGATTCACCCCGGTGGAATCACAGGCAACTCGCCAGTGGGATCCGGAAGAAGAAACAGATCCGGGCGCCACGATCGAGTGGGATCGCGAGGCCGAGGAGCAGTGGGATCCTGATTCGACACGGATAGCACCGCTCCCACGCTTTCCCGAGAATGGCTTACCGTCGTCGGTGCACGAAGTGGATACCGCTGTTCCCGATC contains the following coding sequences:
- a CDS encoding ABC transporter ATP-binding protein, giving the protein MATVTYENATRIYPGNPNPSVDSLNLEIADGEFLVLVGPSGSGKSTALRMLAGLEDVNSGKIFIGDRDVTDVSPKDRDIAMVFQNYALYPHMSVGENMGFALKIAGVDKNVIKERVAKAAEILDLTPYLERKPKALSGGQRQRVAMGRAIVREPQVFLMDEPLSNLDAKLRVQTRTQIASLQRELGITTVYVTHDQTEALTMGDRIAVLNFGVLQQVASPAEMFSRPANAFVAGFIGSPAMNLGQWTLDGDVARFGDASIPVPANIKAGVTAEDGGKIIVGLRPEAFDVVAEAEGSIPLKVTFVEGLGSDAYVHGHILGQEREAERFGSGDNSDIVTVRTPPTMNPLPGTVVYLRPQLEHAHFFSAASGNRLGD
- a CDS encoding serine/threonine-protein kinase, whose translation is MERQEIGGYRLIERIGVGGMSTVYEAVDGGGERVALKLLHPALAADPRARERLRREVAMMQRVHGRFVAQILDAETEEPDVFIVTELIDGPTLEQDVAEQGVFTGADLAQLAQELGEALESIHAEGVLHRDLKPSNVMLGEDGPVLIDFGIAQLGDDLRLTQTGSLTHTPGWADPRVIRGSAPDELADWWSMAAVLAFAATGRPPFGRGNTPAVMNRVLRGEADLEGLSEPLAAAFLSALSANEGSRISYATLTHMLADPGFAPAIPVEGMSADPAGHTQVVNASEVERPAEAPRFTPVESQATRQWDPEEETDPGATIEWDREAEEQWDPDSTRIAPLPRFPENGLPSSVHEVDTAVPDPTQVMALPHIQKPIPESYEPQGRMGPYPPVPAEPELAPEAMSTLPASVPYWTKPPRTFPLFFLIVGVALALLGGIYPWLTLSGVIAVLWFVDVVGDTREELMGRRYRRGGPYSGESVRSVARLPWAFVTGALRIALSALVGGGVAIGIGWLLARMDLARSRPLYTAVVAIALVMMWAFAASHKAREGARHVMENVAPTTGYRMLWVLMAIVAAVGAFAYWGSGSSVSFVPIGHTFF
- a CDS encoding DUF4032 domain-containing protein, with product MPQKALQITSAKVVPALLDLPWNIPLEEWPEDLIATLPRGISRHVVRFVNLEGEIIAIKEIGEEVALHEYEMLRDLDRIDAPCVEALAAITGRYDDSGEPLNAVLITHHLPYSLPYRAIFSQQSTMRPETVGRLIDALTVLMVRLHLIGFFWGDVSLSNTLFRRDAGEYSAYLVDAETGELEANLSPRKRSYDIDVARTNIIGELMDLQAGGILDEEFDAIAVGDRFEERYHALWAELTAEESFSLSERWRVDERINRLNQLGFDVGEMSMTTDIGGTQLSIQPMVVDAGHYSRQIMRLTGMDVEEQQARRMMNDLDSYRTLTGRDSLPLSVVAHQWITEVFEPTVSAIPRDLAGKLQPAEIFHEVLEHRWYMSEKAGHDVPMDEVIQSYINDVLVHRPDEQALIPQTETTSIPVVMD